In Aspergillus oryzae RIB40 DNA, chromosome 6, one genomic interval encodes:
- a CDS encoding serine hydrolase domain-containing protein (predicted protein), translating into MRLLHCALPLASLCAPGVLAQFLGPSYPAPRDLTSDSSRVAASWKKLDSTLKASLSRRNASDNSELSQLRDVTFSVGMFSTHDPVAQQHLQIHHTSAEVANSSVGINKVDGDSIYRMASVSKLITVFAGLLELDSRDWDRSLTDIFPEMADFVREKSSDFQPVYDTQWDKITLSAIASQMGGIPRGGNVELLASYVVSRALNITDPAETDPTFLGLPPLNESDPSLWPACWGGNRPVCAEVPYTEAEADNSPVFLPWGSPQYANNGYILLGMAIANLTGKSIDQVYQEIVFEPLGMTSSLSDPPAENDPNRARSVIAGPIEGFAIDAGVTKASGGLLSTTNDLAKLGVAILNSTLLPADQTRKWMKPGTHTADLRYSVGKPWEIYRYVHPASGIVTDIYTKMGDSGNYGGLLAFFPDFDAGFSVLDASSLTTRSASAAYLMDLVIDAVLPALMDQAALEAQRNYVGTYRSSNAGLNSSLTLALSPPTRPSPGLVVTSWISNGTDIMPYLASILGGKDTRLVPTISAAGTTGKVAFRPYTPTTETAVGSPQRLVSRLYDVNDLYLLDSTLYGGQSLSLLVFDVDQDGRATAVTPPAFRATLDRQ; encoded by the coding sequence ATGCGTCTACTACATTGTGCTCTTCCCCTCGCTTCTCTCTGCGCTCCTGGAGTACTGGCTCAATTTCTGGGTCCAAGCTACCCAGCCCCTCGAGACCTCACCAGCGATTCCAGCCGTGTCGCCGCCAGCTGGAAGAAGCTAGACTCAACCCTGAAAGCGAGTCTTAGTCGTCGCAATGCAAGTGATAACAGCGAATTATCCCAATTGAGAGATGTGACCTTCTCCGTTGGCATGTTCTCGACCCATGACCCAGTAGCCCAGCAGCATCTCCAAATTCACCACACTAGCGCCGAAGTCGCGAATTCCTCAGTGGGGATAAACAAAGTAGATGGAGATAGCATCTATCGGATGGCTAGTGTCTCGAAACTTATTACTGTCTTTGCGGGTCTTCTAGAACTAGACAGCAGAGACTGGGACCGGTCACTCACCGACATCTTCCCGGAGATGGCGGATTTCGTCCGGGAGAAGTCCAGTGACTTTCAACCTGTGTATGACACTCAGTGGGATAAGATCACCCTCAGCGCAATCGCGTCACAGATGGGAGGCATCCCCCGTGGGGGAAATGTGGAGCTATTAGCCAGCTACGTTGTCTCCAGGGCGTTGAACATAACTGACCCGGCCGAAACTGATCCCACCTTCTTGGGTCTACCCCCTCTAAATGAAAGCGACCCATCCCTCTGGCCAGCTTGCTGGGGAGGTAACCGACCTGTCTGCGCTGAGGTCCCCTATACGGAAGCGGAGGCTGATAACTCTCCCGTCTTCCTCCCCTGGGGAAGCCCACAATATGCCAATAACGGGTATATTTTACTAGGCATGGCAATCGCGAACCTCACCGGCAAGTCCATCGATCAAGTCTATCAGGAGATCGTCTTCGAGCCTCTGGGAATGACCTCCTCTCTCAGTGACCCTCCGGCTGAGAACGACCCGAACCGTGCGCGCTCGGTCATTGCAGGACCTATCGAAGGATTTGCGATCGATGCCGGCGTTACTAAAGCCTCCGGTGGCCTGTTATCGACTACCAACGATCTCGCAAAGCTCGGCGTGGCCATCCTGAACTCCACCCTCCTTCCCGCGGATCAGACCCGCAAGTGGATGAAGCCCGGTACCCATACCGCAGATCTGCGATACTCTGTGGGGAAGCCCTGGGAGATCTACCGCTACGTCCATCCGGCCTCAGGAATTGTCACGGATATCTACACTAAAATGGGTGACTCAGGCAACTACGGGGGTCTTCTGGCATTCTTCCCGGACTTTGACGCGGGATTCAGCGTCCTCGACGCAAGTTCCCTTACTACCCGGTCCGCATCGGCTGCATACCTGATGGACTTAGTCATTGACGCCGTTCTTCCAGCCTTGATGGATCAAGCCGCTCTGGAAGCCCAGCGCAACTATGTTGGAACGTACCGTTCCTCCAATGCCGGACTAAACTCGTCCTTGACTTTGGCCTTGAGTCCGCCGACGCGGCCCTCACCCGGTCTGGTAGTCACCTCCTGGATCAGCAACGGCACCGATATCATGCCATATTTGGCGTCAATTCTCGGTGGCAAGGACACGAGACTGGTACCTACCATTTCTGCCGCTGGGACCACTGGAAAGGTGGCGTTCCGCCCTTACACCCCGACGACGGAAACAGCAGTTGGATCGCCGCAAAGACTCGTATCGCGACTGTACGATGTCAACGACCTGTATCTACTCGATAGTACACTATACGGTGGTCAGAGTCTGTCACTGCTTGTGTTTGACGTTGACCAGGATGGACGGGCTACGGCAGTGACTCCCCCAGCATTTCGGGCCACACTGGACAGACAGTGA
- a CDS encoding uncharacterized protein (predicted protein), whose protein sequence is MEKSLLCFEAAMTSRLWRQRHDTRIGCTTYIYTTDENPEKGYIHPRTMKGHEAAAYLTYIVNHYDCLSPFTIFLRGKDEHWHNDAAGPKSSNVLLNLRFEAVRAYGYVNLRCLAVPGCPDSLHPSIIQYTDLKYHYLINNFSLIYSELFGESARPWSEYERLLHWAANTTRTDGYGIG, encoded by the exons ATGGAAAAGAGTCTCCTCTGCTTCGAGGCAGCAATGACGTCGCGCTTGTGGCGCCAAAGACACGATACGAGAAT TGGCTGCACTACATACATCTACACTACGGACGAGAACCCTGAAAAGGGCTATATTCATCCTCGAACGATGAAAGGCCATGAAGCCGCCGCGTATCTCACATACATTGTCAATCATTACGACTGTCTGTCTCCCTTTACCATCTTTCTTCGCGGCAAGGACGAGCATTGGCATAATGACGCCGCGGGGCCTAAAAGTAGCAATGTGCTTCTGAATCTGCGCTTTGAAGCTGTGAGGGCATATGGGTACGTGAATCTACGGTGTCTGGCGGTGCCCGGATGTCCTGACTCACTCCATCCTTCAATCATTCAATACACCGACCTAAAGTATCACTACTTGATTAATAATTTCTCTCTAATCTATTCCGAGCTTTTTGGCGAATCCGCA AGACCATGGTCAGAATATGAACGACTTCTACACTGGGCCGCCAATACTACGCGAACTGATGGCTACGGAATAGGTTAG
- a CDS encoding DUF218 domain protein (uncharacterized conserved protein): MEASLADLASSLHLWCNHWPRLVHTSITMHPSSGQCWYTPFPWSLNLIFLPPLEFCEIPFFALTFVSLNYQLDTAIMHSKPSHCNHLIVVCCHAIYLGGPTQGLSEDEWLLEPFQKGETPTFTAHVKAGLQALAHDPAALLIFSGGATKKDRTSLTEGESYLALAQENNYFSYTVPPAQIIPETHATDSYQNVLFSLLRFKLYTGVYPSRVTVVTHEFKRRRFMEYHFPAIGLVPIVRGSGDEGRAAVIGINPPEEVTPEASLIEGEEKRGIGLWMRDRYGVLRELKEKRVKRGWVEGMEEGLFVNVGLEEVVEKLVRWDGGISGNEWFSRMEHLPWYSSGDIL; the protein is encoded by the exons ATGGAGGCCTCCCTGGCTGATTTAGCCTCATCTCTCCACCTTTGGTGTAATCATTGGCCCAGGCTCGTGCACACAAGCATTACAATGCATCCCTCTAGCGGGCAATGTTGGTACACCCCCTTTCCCTGGAGCCTCAATCTAATCTTC TTGCCCCCATTAGAATTCTGTGAAATACCCTTCTTTGCATTAACCTTTGTCTCTCTCAATTATCAGCTAGATACAGCAATCATGCATAGTAAACCATCCCACTGTAACCATCTCATCGTCGTCTGTTGTCACGCCATATATCTCGGTGGACCAACACAGGGCCTCTCTGAGGATGAATG GCTCTTAGAACCCTTCCAAAAGGGAGAAACACCTACGTTTACAGCTCATGTAAAAGCTGGTTTACAAGCCTTGGCACATGATCCGGCTGCGTTGCTTATTTTTTCGGg aGGcgcaacaaagaaagatcgTACGAGTTTAACAGAAGGGGAATCTTACTTG GCCCTCGCCCAAGAAAACAACTACTTCTCCTACACCGTCCCGCCCGCCCAAATTATACCCGAGACACATGCTACCGATTCCTACCAGAATGTGCTATTCTCTTTACTCCGGTTCAAACTCTATACGGGCGTCTACCCGTCGCGGGTGACGGTCGTGACGCACGAGTTCAAGCGGAGACGGTTTATGGAGTATCATTTCCCCGCTATTGGGTTGGTTCCAATTGTACGAGGATCCGGAGATGAGGGCCGAGCCGCTGTTATTGGGATTAATCCGCCCGAGGAGGTGACGCCTGAGGCTTCGTTGattgaaggggaggagaagagggggattGGGTTGTGGATGAGAGATCGGTACGGGGTTTTACGTgagttgaaggaaaagagggttAAGAGGGGCTGGGTGGAAGGTATGGAGGAGGGACTTTTCGTTAATgtggggttggaggaggtggtcgAGAAGTTGGTAAGGTGGGATGGGGGGATTAGTGGGAATGAGTGGTTTTCGAGGATGGAGCATTTGCCTTGGTATAGTAGTGGTGATATATTGTAG
- a CDS encoding spindle checkpoint protein MAD2 (spindle assembly checkpoint protein): MSATKDKSKVHKLSLKGSSKLVAEFFEYSINSILFQRGVYPPEDFTTVKKYGLNMLITSDDQVKAYIKKIMSQLNKWMMGGKISKLVVVITDKETGEHVERWQFDVQIFGKHSKSTKSRASGDKENAGPENADTQASVEKTEKEIQEEIQAIFRQITASVTFLPVLDGDCTFNVLVYADADSEVPVEWGDSDAKEIKNAEKVQLRSFSTNNHRVETLVSYRLAD, from the exons ATGTCAGCCACGAAGGACAAGTCTAAGGTTCATAAATTGTCCCTGAAAG GGTCGTCCAAGCTTGTGGCAGAATTC TTTGAATATTCTATCAATTCCATCCT TTTCCAGCGGGGCGTCTATCCTCCAGAAGACTTTACGAC TGTCAAGAAATATGGCCTCAACATGCTTA TTACTTCGGATGACCAGGTCAAGGCCTACATCAAAAAGATCATGTCGCAGTTGAATAAGTGGATGATGGGGGGCAAGATCTCTAAACTTGTTGTGGTCATCACAGACAAGGAAACCGGGGAGCACGTGGAGAGGTGGCAATTCGAT GTCCAGATATTCGGGAAACACAGCAAGAGCACAAAGTCTCGGGCTTCCGGTGATAAAGAAAACGCTGGCCCAGA GAACGCCGACACTCAAGCCTCGGTtgagaaaacagagaaagagattcaagaagaaattcaagcaATTTTCCGGCAGATTACCGCTTCAGTCACCTTTCTCCCTGTCCTCGACGGAGACTGCACATTTAACGTCCTCGTGTACGCCGACGCCGACTCAGAGGTACCAGTCGAATGGGGTGACAGCGAcgccaaggagatcaagaacgCAGAGAAGGTCCAGCTCAGGAGTTTCAGCACGAACAACCATCGTGTAGAGACATTGGTCAGCTATCGCCTCGCTGACTAG